The window GGGTCATGTGAGACAGGTGGATCATCCCCGCATCCGATATCCCGCCACAGAAGCTGAGGTTGAGCACTTTGAGTTTATTTAGGCCCTTTGAGACATGTTTGAGAGAAAGGTCGGTCAGCTTCTGGCAGTCCTGCAAGGTCAGCTTCTCCAGGGACAGGCAGCCCTCTGCAGCGCTGCGGGTCATGCCAGACAGGTGACCGATGCCCACATCTGACACATGCCTGCAGCTGCGCAGGTTAAGGCTCTTGAGTCTGTGCAAGCCCCAGGCGACGAGCAACAGGCCGGTGTTGGTGATGTTGCTGCATCCCCCAAGTTCAAGCACCTCCAGGTTTTTGAGGTACTGTGCAATCCTCCCCAGGCTGGAGTCAGTGATCTGTTTGCAAAGGCTGAGATTCAGCACCCGCAGCGACGGGATGTCCTGCACAAAGGCATGTCCGAGTCCGTTGTCTGTGAGGTTGAAACACCCACACAGGTTAAGGCTTTCGATGTGCGGCATCCCTTGAATCACGTAGCTCAGGCTTCGCCTCAGGCTGAGGATCTGGACTTTTTTGATGCCCCTGGTCTGCAGGCTGGGGAACAGGGACGGGTTAGCTCTCCGCAGGTGCAGCTTGGCTTCCACCCCCCTCCACACAGACTTGTGGTAGGACGCGTCTCTCCAGGCCGCGCACACTTGGGCTACTCTTCCTTTGTCTTTAACGTCCAgataactgaaaataatggCCAGGATCTCCGGGAAAAGGCACGATATATGTGTCTCCATTTCAAACATGACTGCAAATGGGTCGCTCCGAGCAGCAGAGGTTGTTCGTGAGCGACAGTAACGTTACTGTCGTGGTTAAACTCTCCTGCAGAAGTTGCTCGACAACGTTAGCTAATGTCAGCTAGCATACGCACAGGCTAAGTGAGCTATGTGTGTACGGCAACACAAATCCACCCATCTCACAGCAGAGAAGCTTAccattaaacttaaaaaaataataatggcagaaaatgaaaacagacggGGCAGTTCTTAAGTTG is drawn from Thunnus thynnus chromosome 5, fThuThy2.1, whole genome shotgun sequence and contains these coding sequences:
- the LOC137182903 gene encoding F-box/LRR-repeat protein 14-like — translated: MFEMETHISCLFPEILAIIFSYLDVKDKGRVAQVCAAWRDASYHKSVWRGVEAKLHLRRANPSLFPSLQTRGIKKVQILSLRRSLSYVIQGMPHIESLNLCGCFNLTDNGLGHAFVQDIPSLRVLNLSLCKQITDSSLGRIAQYLKNLEVLELGGCSNITNTGLLLVAWGLHRLKSLNLRSCRHVSDVGIGHLSGMTRSAAEGCLSLEKLTLQDCQKLTDLSLKHVSKGLNKLKVLNLSFCGGISDAGMIHLSHMTHLCSLNLRSCDNISDTGIMHLAMGSLRLSGLDVSFCDKIGDQSLAYIAQGLYQLKSLSLCSCHISDDGINRMVRQMHELKTLNIGQCVRITDKGLELIADHLTQLTGIDLYGCTKITKRGLERITQLPCLKVLNLGLWQMTESERVR